The genomic interval CCGGGCCAGCGCGTAGCCCGCCGGAACCGACACCGCCAGACAGGCGGCGACCGTGAACAGCGCGATGGTGACGCTGGTCGCCAGCGACGCCATGGCGTTGGAGCGCGGGGCGAAGACCCGCTCCCAGAAGGAGAAGCCGTATTGCAGGGGCAGGGCGTGCGGGAAGTACCATTTCTCCGCCACCGCCCACAGGCCGAGGTTGGTCAGCGGCCCGAACACCGCGAAGGCGAGCAGACCGAGCAGAAGGCCGCGGGGAAGCCAGCCGAACGAACGGAACGTCATCGCCCGCCCCCCTGGCGCACGCCGTGGCGCAGGTAGATCCAGCCGACCAAACCGGCCATGGCGTAGGAGACGAAGCCCAGCGCGTTCGCCACGCCGTAATCGCCGTGGGCGTTGATGCGGTAGGCCATGTCCACGGTGATCATGGTCGGGCTGTTGGGGTTGATCATCATGGGAACGGACATCACCGACAGCATGGTCACGAAGCTGAGGATCAGCCCGACGACCAGCGTCGGACGGACCTGCGGAACGACGATCTCGGCGAGGATGCGCAGCCGCCCGGCGCCCAGGTCGCGCGCCGCCTCGATGGTCGAGCGGTCGAGCGACGCCATGGCACCCGCCACCATCAGCGCCACGAAGGGCGTCTGCTTCCACACGAAGGTGACGACGACCCCGCGCCAGTCGAGCAGGCTGGCCGCCTGCAACGGCTCGATGATCCCGGCGCCGATCAGCGCGTTGTTCATCAGCCCGTTCTTGGCGAGGAAGGAGCGCATCATCTGGCTCGCCACGATGAAGGGGATGAACAGCGGCCAGCGGTAGAGCCAGCGCAGCAGCGTCACCGCCACCCGGTTGCCGCCCAGCGTCAGGTAGCCGCCGATGGCGACGGACAGCAGGGCGACGAGCAGCGAGGACAGCAGGACGATGGCGAGCGTGAACAGGATGTCCATCCGGTACAGCTCGAACGCCTTGGCGAAGTTC from Azospirillum sp. TSH58 carries:
- a CDS encoding ABC transporter permease, whose product is MVALFFLYPLGYSAVSAFQDRGGAWTLANFAKAFELYRMDILFTLAIVLLSSLLVALLSVAIGGYLTLGGNRVAVTLLRWLYRWPLFIPFIVASQMMRSFLAKNGLMNNALIGAGIIEPLQAASLLDWRGVVVTFVWKQTPFVALMVAGAMASLDRSTIEAARDLGAGRLRILAEIVVPQVRPTLVVGLILSFVTMLSVMSVPMMINPNSPTMITVDMAYRINAHGDYGVANALGFVSYAMAGLVGWIYLRHGVRQGGGR